One Aegilops tauschii subsp. strangulata cultivar AL8/78 chromosome 7, Aet v6.0, whole genome shotgun sequence genomic window carries:
- the LOC109776070 gene encoding LOW QUALITY PROTEIN: crossover junction endonuclease MUS81 (The sequence of the model RefSeq protein was modified relative to this genomic sequence to represent the inferred CDS: substituted 1 base at 1 genomic stop codon), which produces MAPPVPKKKRKVSLPENEEVATRIFEKHRSMAAQQPGGLPEHQARAIAAAYSGVCAAKEPIRTPGDLARLKGVGGWVVDVMEDSFPGSSLHLSPPRSNTPGETGKKNTRNKPYVPRLKSAAYAIMITLYREMERGKEFMMRQELIDAAEASGLSQHAIGPNNSRNSRNDGYSFTGWNSMKTLTNKYLVEKKSNPAKYYLTEKGKETARDCLARSGLDGPAGPLTAVGHPAVVLSDSDSDEYGGSSPLIGSERSGLPNSKAGSSSSFDNGRATNSPLSSXGMFGQQSFSAMGSAEKSLLAMPPHQSNESFLKAYEVVLILDDRDTFGPRSRRKVVDNIRSQFNIPVEIKLLPVGDALWIARHKELDTDYVLDFIVERKNVDNLLGSIKDNRYKDQKLRLKKCGLRKLIYLVEGDVNTVDGSESVKTACFTTEVLEGFDVQRTTGYADTEKKYGHLTGSIIDYYSRNFSAGADTSRLCLTYDEFVKRCSDLEKVTMSDIFALQLMQVPQVTEEAALAVTSLYPTLLSLAKAYTMLVSPLLIGTDVTSDGDKRAQEKMLKNKSDMVNAGASKNIFKLIWAEG; this is translated from the exons ATGGCGCCGCCGGTGCCGAAGAAGAAGCGCAAGGTGAGCCTCCCGGAGAACGAGGAGGTCGCGACCAGGATCTTCGAGAAGCACCGctccatggcggcgcagcagccGGGCGGCCTCCCGGAGCACCAGGCCCGCGCGATCGCCGCCGCCTACAGCGGCGTCTGCGCCGCCAAGGAGCCTATCCGGACCCCCGGCGACCTGGCCCGTCTCAA GGGAGTTGGAGGTTGGGTTGTTGATGTTATGGAAGACTCCTTTCCAGGGTCCAGCCTTCATTTGTCTCCTCCGAGAAGTAATACACCAGGAGAAACGG GGAAGAAGAACACACGAAACAAACCTTATGTGCCACGGTTGAAATCAGCTGCTTATGCAATAATGATCACACTCTACAG GGAAATGGAAAGAGGGAAGGAATTTATGATGAGGCAAGAGCTTATTGATGCTGCTGAAGCCAGTGGTCTGTCACAACATGCAATAGG CCCAAACAACAGTAGGAATTCTCGGAATGATGGTTACAGTTTCACTGGATGGAATAGCATGAAGACGTTAACAAATAAGTATCTGGTTGAGAAAAAGAGTAATCCTGCAAA GTATTACCTAACAGAAAAAGGCAAAGAGACAGCTCGCGATTGTCTCGCACGATCTGGATTGGACGGTCCTGCAGGACCTTTAACGGCGGTCGGTCATCCTGCAGTTGTGCTCAGCGATTCAGATTCTGACGAATATGGCGGCAGCAGTCCCCTGATAG GTTCTGAAAGAAGTGGACTTCCAAACTCAAAAGCAGGCAGTTCCAGTTCCTTTG ACAACGGCCGTGCTACTAATTCTCCTCTTTCATCTTGAGGAATGTTTGGACAGCAATCGTTTAGTGCAATG GGTTCTGCTGAAAAGTCTTTACTAGCTATGCCACCTCATCAATCTAATGAAAGTTTTCTGAAAGCTTATGAAGTGGTGCTGATATTGGATGATCGAGATACTTTCGG GCCCCGTTCCAGAAGAAAAGTTGTTGATAATATACGCTCGCAGTTTAATATTCCTGTAGAG ATTAAACTCTtgcctgttggagatgctctttggATTGCTCGCCATAAAGAACTTGACACGGATTATGTTCTTGATTTCATTGTTGAAAGGAAAAATGTGGATAATTTACTTGGCTCAATTAAAGACAACAGATACAAAGATCAAAAACTAAGACTGAAG AAATGTGGGCTAAGGAAGCTAATATATCTAGTTGAAGGGGATGTAAACACTGTAGATGGATCAGAGAGCGTTAAAACAGC CTGCTTCACTACTGAGGTTCTTGAAGGATTTGATGTCCAAAGAACCACTGGGTATGCTGACACTGAAAAGAAATACGGCCACCTCACGGGCTCTATAATTGATTACTACAGCAGAAACTTCTCTGCTGGTGCTGATACCTCTCGACTTTGCCTGACCTACGATGAGTTTGTGAAGAGGTGTTCTGACCTTGAGAAGGTCACTATGAGCgatatattcgcccttcagcttATGCAG GTGCCACAAGTGACAGAAGAAGCTGCTCTTGCTGTCACGAGTCTCTACCCCACTCTTCTCTCGCTTGCTAAGGCGTACACCATGCTTGTGAGTCCTCTTCTCATTGGAACAGATGTGACCAGT GATGGCGATAAGCGTGCCCAGGAGAAGATGCTGAAGAACAAGAGCGACATGGTCAACGCGGGGGCTAGCAAGAACATCTTCAAGCTCATCTGGGCGGAAGGATGA